Below is a genomic region from Rhododendron vialii isolate Sample 1 chromosome 5a, ASM3025357v1.
GCATATAGTGTTGAGTTCGATGAAATTCAAGTCAAGGTAAAAATTTgttagaaattgactagaattcttAAATTGACTAagattcctattcctattcggTTTAGGTTTATGTAGTActttcctataaatagagacTTTGGTGGTTCTTAAGGTTATAGTATTTTGTTCAAGgacttagatattagggttttgttcatctcttAGGATTCCAtcaagggtttgtgtctcccttttgggttccaccagagatttgtccctagatatctatttggtgcttcaagtagagttacgTGTGTAACCAGCTCTTTGTGTTCTCTCtcccgtttatagtgaatcctcttgctcttttctccgtagagtacgttcttgctttgtacTTGAGtggaaccacgtatatccttgtattcttgtttatcgcttgttgatttgctatattctcaatttcgtgttcggcTCCGATAagagaaatttgaaatttattttttgaattaaatgtaatgtattaATGTTGTTAGAGAATGACATATCTTgtaatttaaaaataagtacttataaaaaataaaaaccttaacgAAATGGGACAATGAATAACTCAAAATCTTATGTGTTGCGGTCATACGCTTGGCGGAAGGACCCTACACACTTGCATCACCATGCTCATAGAATTAATACATCATGATTTCCTGGATTAACATTAATGATGGACACAACCAAAAATAGGAATAACTTATCACCCCATCTAAAATAATACTACTAATAACTTGTcataaaatagaaagaaagtACCCTTTAGTCTTTAGAGATCTCTGATCTTAAGCTTCATGTGTCGGAAACTGGGaatgtcataatttttaaaaaaagcttTAGTGACAATTTGACATGCTAAAATTTGACATATTTAAAATACCAATTAAAATCAATACACGAAACTCCTTTTTTAAACACGTTTTCATATGAACTTTAACACGAGAGTGGAGATATCAAATGACATTTAAAGAATCGGCATCTCGATTGGATTTGGCTCAAACATCAATTCATATATTCCGCATGGCATGCCATGTCCAGTTTGTGGAACGGGGGGCCCAGTACTGCAACGTGTAAGACGTGATCCAAACAATCCATTTATAATTACACTTCTATAGATCATTTGATCGAGCAACCTATTGTCGCGCGTGATAAAGTCTAAACCACTGATAACGTAAATGCAAGGCTCCGATTGCGCGCTACATCGCTATAGTGTAAGACCCACAAGTGCGAAACAAGCCAATCAAATTCCCTAGTACAGGTGGGGTAGAGCTAGTCGCGGTCATTGATATCTTTTTTGGAAGAATCCAACAGCCTCTTGTGAATTCTTTGCGTCGTCTCCatttcactttctctctcctctttgtcTTTTGCATAAGCCTGGAAGAACTCCTTGTTCTCTTTCTCTAGCTCTTTCCACACTAAACATGCACACACATTAGTTAGAGCACATAATTAACAAAAGTCCACTATAGCCTTTACCCTCCATAAGCCTTTCTAAAAGTCACTGAGCATATTTGCAAACGAGTATTGGTAGCCATACCGACCAAAatccaccgaaatcgtaccgacggccaccgccgggcagtctccggccaccggacggccgatccgagccatccaaaaattcaaaaaaaaaaaaccgagggggttatgctggaatcaacggcatccaatgtgtgtatggtggttggatcaagcacccaacTTTTTCGTGtattcgtgtatatatatatatatatatatatatacacgaaaaaatgggtgcttgatccaaccaccatacacacatcggatgctgttgattcccgcgctaaccccctcggtttttttttatagaatttttggacggttcagatcggccatccggtggccagagacggccctgCGGTGGCCGTCGATACGATTTCGGTGGGTTTTGGTCGGTCCTCATAGGATTTCTGTTTGTAAACTACGTTTACTCTTGATCAATACAGAAGCAGGTGTGTCACCCGCATGCAGCCGCGGCTCCAGGATTTTGGTTTGGCGATGACTAAATCGTGCAGAAATTTTTTGCAATGCAGAACTCTATCTTAACTGctgaattttatttgatttgaaataaattgagcctgattaattttgttttgttttcatatACTGTCTAtttactcacaaatttaagtaTATTTTTGCTCATATTGGCTATGCACGAATGACCCAGTACaacaataacaaagaaaaataaattttattaaaaaattctccctccgtctcaatttgtttgtccattttttgacttttacttATTCCGAAATGTTTGTCCACTTTGGAAGACTAATGGACCAAAAGCTACAAAATTTTCGTTTTGTCCCTTACCATTTGAACTAAAGTATGCTTTCCAAAAAGTTAGGAGGGCAATTTTTGGAAAGTTGAGCATTTATAGGTGCAATTATTATGTTCCCTAAAAAGTTGTATTTcccaaattgaacaaacaaattgagatggagggagtacaaaattttaatgtattttttttaacccaattGGTTCACTTGGACCTCCGCAGATATCAGTAAAGTCGCTCATGCTTACATTATATGATTGGAGCAAAGATTTAAATGCGTTCGTcgtaaaaataaggaaaaaaagagaagataaTAAGTTGTAACTCACgtggaaaaaaaatagtactccacctgttacttttgtttttttgtttttacaccgCTTTAGGTTTTAGATTTTTAAACACTCAAACTTATTTGGGTTGggcttattttgttttattgagcTATAATATTTTGTGTCCAAGTTTAGTTCAACTTTCATATTTTAACCTTGCACGAGTAAATCCGCACTGAAAAtattaagaaaattttattttttacacaaaaaataaaaaaattcagtgcATTTTTTGAATCATTGATCCCTCTGGCATAAGTGTGTAGCAGCCCTACCGTAATGAATGCGTGATAGAGAAGGATCCGGAAAAATAATACGTGGCAATCGTAACGATACGCACCAGCTGACCTGTTTAACTCTTTGCCTAACCACATGGCTCAAAAGATTTCAAGTTAATAGTAATTGGTCGGCCTTTACTTATATTTCCCATCTTTTTCACTTCTTTCCCAATGTGGGACTCTTTCTTGGTGGGTTCTCACAGCGGTACTAGAGTTCTTGACAATTACCACTCAAATTTATGGGGTGAAAATGATAAAGCGGAGTCACCTAGATCCATCAATACGTACATCTTGATCTTATCGTATAGCTATTTGACACCTCAAAACGCATAAATTGCCTTGAATACCCCGCTGTCCACTCAGTGACATGCGaaatagtagtatttttttccaacccaacccaaccaaAGTGAGTCATAAGTCCTAATCAATCGAGATGGGCTAGTTGCATGATTTATTGTCTCGATTCGAGTTCTATCTGTAGAGGGCATTGTACTCtatgataacaaaaaaaaaaaaacttgggttCTAGGGCACCCTAACATTACTCATATTTATAATCAGattcacaaaaataaatataagaGAATTCTATATGCTCTAGCTATAAGCTAGCTAACTTAGAGCATGTGCACCAAGGTCGGCATTTATTTGGTTTTTAGGTAAAGTAGAGAACAAAAGTGAAGAATGACAGCATGCAGCACCAGAATCGATCGGTAAACAGGTAGGCAAAAACTAATTTCTATACTGCAAGTGGTTCGGCATTTCAAGCGAAGAACTGTTGCATATACGATTgttatttcttctctctcctttctctcatGCCTTCTCCTCTCTAAGATTGGGAAAAAGAATGAATAATTTAATAAATGATAGGTAGAATCGTGAGTATTGGTGGAgcgttgaaaaaaaaaggtcctAGCTAAACCAAAAATATGCGCTGTTCATGAGCTAGTTTACCTATTTATTGGTATACATGCTCTTACAACCCTCCTCTCTTGTTTGGGCTTGAAATTGGTTGTTGTGTGACAGATACAACTTGAACATGACACAAACAGCGATACACTCAtccctccgtccccattctATTATCCCTCGTCCTATCAGttaaaaagtgacacgaactcccAGAAAGGACTATTAAATTATGACGGATGGAGTAAATGAGATGGGTCATGCTGGCcgtgttcggtttgggttttgatagagatttttgaaagtaatgagtggagagagatcgATTGAGAAAAATTATTGGAGACAGTGCCCAGAAGTTTTGAGATCCCAAAACAAACACGGTCTGAAAAATTACTGGAGACTGTGCTCAGAAAatttgagaccccaaaacgaacaaggttgCTGTGTCTAAAAGATATATATGGATATGTTACATATTGACTATGAGAGACAAATGTGGGGGTGGGAAGCCAATTCTTGCTCAAACAAAAAGTCAACTAACCTGTGGAAGTAATGACTGGCATGATATTAGCATGTTTGGAGAGAGCATCCATGCACTCTTCTCTGCTCATGTTGAATAATATGCACTCTTCTATAAGGTGCTGCACCTGCACCATATACAATCACACACCCCCTAATTAATCACTAAACACCCCCCTCATTAATCACTAAAACAGCCATCACAAATAACCGAAAAAACCAATAACATTAATGGCTGATCAGATCAGCTCTAGTCCAAGAAGTCATGAAAGGAGAAGGTCTCGGGTTCGAGTTAAAAAAAGTGGCATCAATTGTCAGTTAACCATTAACACACCGACAgtgggacaaaaaaataaaatagaagcATAAAAGTTACCGGCCGATAAAAAAAACGGAAGAACAAAAACAGCAAAAACAGATGCAAGTTACCAAGTGTATATATGAAGCAGAAGATTCTCCCATGTTGTCTCTCTTAAAATACAGACTCCGGAAATGCCCCTATatcttggttttttttggtaaagaagaTCAAGAggtagaagagagagagagagagagagagagagagagagagagagagagagagagagattttaaaGATAAGGGCAGATCATGAGAGGAAACAACTGGTACAACAAAATGCTCCGTAAACAGTAAACAGATAGGGAACCAAGACccacaaaatataaaaaattcatTCTTTAAATTTCTTAACataacattaaaaaatattatagtatATGCCATTGATGCCAAGACCCAAAAAAGCTCTGAATTGGGCAACAAGTTTGGGGTGTTTGAGTagtccctccgtcccgatttatttgtcttttttcattatttaaaacatatattcaacaaattgtctatatgtttcaaCCTATAATgatttttatatgtaatatggatctttttttatagatctcaattagttctataatatgatattttcgaaattatataaaatattatagattgtgagatatagacaatttttaaAAGGGCATGAATGTTGAAAATGGATAAACAAAccggaacggagggagtactttttagggaaaatgacggctaataATGTGCTTTGATAATAAATACTGCTAAGGACATTTTTaccattaacaaatgttctcagcatattcTTAGCgcgtattaattatcaaaatacgtcctggaTCATCATTTTCCCTGCTTTTTAAAGACTAGGCCTGATATAGAGACATATATTAAGTCTTCTTGGGCCTCTCTGGGTTAATGGTCAAGGTCTTGCTTTGGCCCATCGTTTCAACCAACCAtgttttgcttttaaaattcacTAAACATTCCATGAttccatcaaatttttttttccaaaacgaTAACAGATATTAttattaatctcaatcaaaataCATCAGATAGAAGACTCGTCTCTAGAtaaggaaccaagcaaccacgACGGTTGTGTTCTGTTTAGAGCACTTCGATGATGGAAATTGTTAATATTCCAACGTTGATCAAGAATTCaatgatgcaaaaaaatcattaatctGATGCCAATAAGAATTGATCACTACAtatttttatcttaaaataaatGAGTTTCGACCTACTAAGAGGATTCAATTCTGTCATGATAAATAAAATCTGAAAGATAAATAATTCTAATTATCGAAGTCTGACATGTTATTGCGTCTACTAAAATCTCAGGACAAATGACTCATAACATCTTAATCCATCTCTgtatctctatttgagagtgtGGATGTAGCATATTGAtgagagattttgtaatttatttcatcttttcttcaattttttgtactttatgaGAAAATATTAGGGGGATCCATTATCCTTTTAAGATATTTTGGAAATCCAACATTATTTTGGGTCTTCAAAAATAGAgatccaaaagtaaatttagaGAAATCTCTAAAAAAGACTATGGGTCCCTTCAAAATTCTCCCATAAAGTACAAAAGttgaataaaatagaaaataaattacaaaatctcctaTTAATATGTTCCATCCACACTCTAAAAAAGTGATATAGAGGTGGGTTGAAGATGTTGTCACAAACCATGTT
It encodes:
- the LOC131326330 gene encoding uncharacterized protein LOC131326330; the encoded protein is MGESSASYIHLVQHLIEECILFNMSREECMDALSKHANIMPVITSTVWKELEKENKEFFQAYAKDKEERESEMETTQRIHKRLLDSSKKDINDRD